From the Saimiri boliviensis isolate mSaiBol1 chromosome X, mSaiBol1.pri, whole genome shotgun sequence genome, one window contains:
- the BRS3 gene encoding bombesin receptor subtype-3 gives MAQRQPQSPNQTLISITNDTESSSSVVSNDNTNKGRSGDNSPGIEALCAIYITYAVIISVGILGNAILIKVFFKTKSMQTVPNIFITSLAFGDLLLLVTCVPVDATHYLAGGWLFGRIGCKVLSFIRLTSVGVSVFTLTILSADRYKAVVKPLERQPPNAILKTCIKAGCVWIVSMIFAVPEAIFSNVYTFRDPNKNMTFESCTSYPVSKKLLQEIHSLLCFLVFYIIPLSIISVYYSLIARTLYKSTLNIPTEEQRHARKQIESRKRIAKTVLVLVALFALCWLPNHLLYLYHSFTPQTYVDPSAMHFLLTIFSRILAFSNSCVNPFALYWLSKTFQEHFKAQLFCCKVEQPEPPVADTSLITLTVTGRVPGSGSTQVPEISVTSFPGYSVKKAEDRV, from the exons ATGGCTCAAAGGCAGCCTCAGTCACCTAATCAGACTTTAATTTCAATCACAAATGACACAGAATCATCAAGCTCTGTGGTTTCTAACGATAACACAAATAAAGGACGGAGCGGGGACAACTCTCCAGGAATAGAAGCATTGTGTGCCATCTACATTACTTATGCTGTGATCATTTCAGTGGGCATCCTTGgaaatgctattctcatcaaagTCTTTTTCAAGACCAAATCCATGCAAACAGttccaaatattttcatcaccagCCTGGCTTTTGGAGATCTTTTACTTCTGGTAACTTGTGTGCCAGTGGATGCAACCCACTACCTTGCAGGAGGATGGCTGTTCGGAAGAATCGGTTGTAAGGTGCTCTCTTTCATCCGGCTCACTTCTGTTGGTGTGTCGGTGTTCACGTTAACAATTCTCAGCGCTGACAG ATACAAGGCGGTTGTGAAGCCACTCGAGCGACAGCCCCCCAATGCCATCCTGAAGACTTGCATAAAAGCTGGCTGCGTCTGGATCGTGTCTATGATATTTGCTGTACCTGAGgctatattttcaaatgtatacacGTTTCGAGATCCCAACAAAAATATGACATTTGAATCATGTACCTCTTATCCTGTCTCTAAGAAGCTCTTGCAAGAAATACATTCTCTGCTGTGCTTCTTAGTGTTCTACATTATTCCACTCTCTATTATCTCTGTCTATTACTCTTTGATTGCTAGGACCCTTTACAAAAGCACCCTGAACATACCTACTGAGGAACAAAGACACGCCCGCAAGCAG ATTGAATCCCGGAAGAGAATTGCCAAAACGGTATTGGTGTTGGTGGCTCTGTTTGCCCTCTGCTGGTTGCCAAATCACCTCCTGTACCTCTACCATTCATTTACTCCTCAAACCTATGTAGACCCCTCTGCCATGCATTTCCTTCTCACCATTTTCTCTCGGATTCTGGCTTTCAGCAATTCTTGCGTAAACCCCTTTGCTCTCTACTGGCTGAGCAAAACCTTCCAGGAGCATTTTAAAGCTCAGCTGTTCTGTTGCAAGGTGGAGCAGCCTGAGCCTCCTGTGGCTGACACCTCTCTTATCACCCTGACTGTGACGGGAAGGGTCCCGGGCTCTGGGAGCACACAGGTGCCTGAAATTAGTGTGACCTCCTTCCCTGGGTATAGTGTGAAAAAGGCAGAGGACAGAGTCTAG